The window CCTCGTCGTAGTGCTTGGCGGCCCGCTCCCAGACGGCGTCCGGGACACCGCCCGCCCCGTCCGCGATACGGGTCCCCTGCTCCGCCAGTTCCAGCGCGGCCCGCTCGGCCTCGGTGAACACGGTGGCCTCACGCCAGGCCGCGACCAGATGGAGTCGTACGGAGCTCTCGCCCGCGGCAGTCGCCTCCTTGGTGTGCATGTCGATGCAGACCGCGCAGCCGTTGATCTGGCTCACACGGAGCGAGACCAGCTCCCGGGTGGCGGCCGGCAGCGGGGACTCCACGACCAGCCGCCCCAGGGCGGTGAACTGCTTGATGACCTTGCCCGCACTCGGGAGGGCGAAGACGTCCAGACGCGCGCTCATGGTGAGCTCCTCTGTCGTTGTCGTTTCGCGTACACCCCTATGAGTCGGCGGCTCACCACGATGTGACATCGACAGTTGTGACCTGCGTCACCGACTATCCGCGTCGCAGCCGCAGCGTCACCAGCTCGAACGGGCGCAGCCGCACCGCGATCCGCCCGTCCCGGACCTCCGGTGCCGTCGCATCCGCCAGCGGACGCTCCAGCAGGTCCGTCACCGCGACACCCGCGACCTCGAAGCCGGCCGTGAGCGTGGCCCGCACCCGGCCGCCGAATGCCTCGTGGAACCGGACGACGACGTCCCCGCTGCCGTCGTCGGCGAGCTTCACCGCCGTGACGACCACCGCGTCCTGGTCGGCCGTCACCAGCGGCGCCACCTCTCCGGCACCGGTGAGCCGCCGCTCCGGCACGTTGATCCGCCAGCCCTCGCGCACCGCGTCGGCGATGCCCGCGCCCGGCACCAGCGCGTGCCGGAAGCGGTGGACGCCCTGGTCGGTCTCGGGGTCGGGGAAACGCGGGGCGCGCAGCAGAGAGACACGGACGGTGGTGGTCGTACCGCCGTCGCCGTCGGTGCGGACCGTGCGGGTCACGTCGTGGCCGTACGTCGAGTCGTTGACGAGGGCGACGCCCCAGCCGGGTTCCTCCAGATGGAGGAAGCGGTGGTTGCACGCCTCGAACTTGGCGGCCTCCCAGGAGGTGTTGGTGTGGGTGGGCCGGTGGAAGTGCCCGAACTGGGTCTCGGACGCGTACCGTTCGGCGTGCACATCGAGCGGGAAGGCGAGCTTGAGGAACTTCTCCGTCTCGTGCCAGTCGACCTCCGTGTCCACCGTCAGCCGCCGCTCCCCCGGCGCGAGGGACAGCAGCTGGGTGACGCGGGAGGCGCCGAAGGTCCGTACGACCCGGACCCCGTCCCCGTCCGGGGCGACCTCGTCCGCGTCGGTGAGGTCCGTGACCGTGTTGCGGTAGAACTCGTCGACGTCCCAGGCGTCCCACATGTTCGGGAAGTCGGGGTGGAGCTGGAGGAGGTTCGCGGCCCGGCCCGGGGCGACGGTCTCGCGGTCGGCTTCGATGTCGTACACGGACGTCACGAGCCCTCGGGCGTCGATCTCGACGCGGAGCAGGCCGTTGCCCAGGACGAATCCGCCCTCGGCGCGCGGGGACAGCTCCGCCGGGCTGGGCGGAAGCTCGGCACCGGCACCGCCGGCGGGGATCCCGGCCCGGCTGTGGGGTGCCGAGTTGAAAACGAGGTCGAGCGTCCCGTCCCCCGCGAGGGCCCGCTGAGCGGCGTCGATGATGCCGGACAGCTCCTCGGCGACCCTCTCGTAGGTCCGCCGGGCCTCGCGGTGCACCCAGGCGATGGACGAGCCGGGCAGGATGTCGTGGAACTGGTGCAGCAGCACCGTCTTCCAGATGCGGTCCAGGTCCTCGTAGGGGTAGGGGAAGCCGGTGCGTACGGCCGCCGTGGCCGCCCACAGTTCGGCGTCCCGGAGCAGGTGCTCGCTGCGGCGGTTGCCCTGCTTGGTCTTGGCCTGGCTGGTGAGGGTGGCGCGGTGGAGTTCGAGGTAGAGCTCGCCGACCCAGACGGGCGGTTCGGGATACTCGGCCGCGGCCTTCGCGAAGAACTCCGCCGGGGTCTCCCAGGTCACCGTCGCCGCGCCCTCGAGGTCCCGCAGCCGGGCCGCCTTGGCGACCATCTCACGGGTCGTGCCGCCGCCTCCGTCGCCCCAGCCGGTGGGCGCGAGGGAGTGACGGGCGACGCCCTTGTCCTTGAAGTTGCGGGCGGCGTGGGCGATCTCGCTGCCCTTCATGGAGCAGTTGTAGGTGTCGACGGGCGGGAAGTGCGTGAAGATCCGGGTGCCGTCGATGCCCTCCCACCGGAAAGTATGGTGCGGGAACTTGTTCGTCTGGGACCAGCTGATCTTCTGCGTCAGCAGGTACTTGGAGCCCGCCGCCTTGATGATCTGCGGCAGTCCGGCGGCGAAGCCGAAGGTGTCGGGCAGCCAGGCCTCGTCGTTCTCGATGCCGAACTCGTCGAGGAAGAACCGCTTGCCGTGCACGAACTGCCGGGCCATCGCCTCCGAGCCCGGCATGTTGGTGTCCGACTCCACCCACATACCGCCGGCCGGTACGAACCGTCCGTCGGCCACGGACTTCTTCACCCGGGCCCACACCTCGGGCCGGTGTTCCTTCACCCACGCCCACTGCTGCGCCTGCGACATGGCGAAGACGAACTCCGGCTCGTCGTCGAGCAGGGCGGTCATGTTGGACGTCGTCCGGGCCACCTTGCGCACGGTCTCGCGCAGCGGCCACAGCCACGCCGAGTCGATGTGGGCGTGGCCGACGGCGCTGATGCGGTGGGCGGAGGGCGCGGCGGGCGCGGCGAGCACGTCGGTGAGGCGGGAACGGGCCCGGTCCGCCGTGCCGCCGATGTCCTGGAGGTCGAGGGCGTCGAGGGCCGAGTCGACCGCCCGGAGGATCTCCCAGCGGCGGGCCGACTCCACCGGCAGCTCGGCCATCAGCTCGCCGAGCACCTCCAGATCGATCACGAGCTGCCACACCGTCTCGTCGAGAACGGCCAGGTCCATGCGGGCGAGGGTGTACTGCGGTTCGCTGCCCGCGGTCTCCTTGTCGCCCAGTTGCGTGGGCAGGAAGGGGTGGTAGTCGAGGATGACGGGGTTGGAGGCGGCCTCGATGTGCAGGCGCACCTGCTCGCCGCCCTCGACGGGGGCGCCGATGCGCACCCACTGGTTGCGCGGGTTGAGGCCCTTCACCGGGGTGCCGTCGGGCCGGTAGACGAGGCCCTCGCACTGGAAGCCGGGCATGTTCTCGTCGAAGCCCAGGTCGAGGATCGCCTCGACGGTCTTCCCGGCCCACTCCTCGGGGACGGTGCCGGTGACGCGGAACCAGCTGGTGCCCCAGGGAGCACCCCAGCGGGCGCCCGCCTCGATGGACTCGGGCTCGGCCGCGAGTCCCTCGGCGACCGGCACCGGTTCGCCGGGCGCGTGCCACACCGCCACCTCCAGCGGCACGGACTCGGGGTACACGGCGGGGCGGACACGCTCGTCGAGGACGCGCTTGAGGCGGGCTTCGACCAGGCTGCGGTCGTCATGCATGCGGAATGCTCCCTAGGGGGTCGTTACCAGGGGTGGGTCAGGGAAACGGGCGCCGACGAGGTGTAGAGCTCCCCCACGGCACGCAGTTCGAACCGTGCCGCCCGCTCGCCCTGTTCGGGCTTCAGTCCGGCGACGAAGAACGCGCGCTGGCAGGTGCCGCCGAGGAAGCGCCGGGTGCCGTCCGGGAGAACGCGGTGCAGGGTGTGGTGGCGTACCTCGCCGGGGGCAGGGTCCCAGGCGAGGCGCAGGTCGCCGCCGGACGCGGCCGTCACGCGGAACCCGGTCGGCGAGACGGGTCTGCGGATTGCGTCCCGGACCGCGATGCCGCCCAGCCGCCATGTCACGGGCCCGTCGGTCGCGGTGAGCCGCACGCCGAGTGAGTGGACGGTCCCGGTCAGGCCGGTGAGTCGTACGGTCGACGTCTGCCACGCCTGGCCCGAGTCCACGGGCAGATACGTATACGAGCCCGGCTCACCGGTCGCCACCGCCAGTTCGATCCGCACGGCGCCCGCGTCGGTCCGATGCGTCAGCTCGACCACCGTGTCGCCACCGATCGGCAGCCGCGTCTCATACACCTCCACCACCGTGGGCGCGTCCAGTTCACCGTCCACCAGCACGCTGCTCCCACCGCGCCACGCGTCCGCGAAGTCGAAGCCGACAGCGGGGCGTCGCCCCTCCGTGCGCACCACCCACCGCCGGGACGGCAGCCGGTCCTGGAGGCCGAGGTGGTTCCAGGGCGCGTCCGAGGTCACGGCACCGTCCTCGTACCACCGCAGCCCGTGCCCGGTGTTGAACACGCTCGCGAACGGAACCGACGTGACCGTGGAGCGGTCGGCGACGGACACGGCGGGTGCCCGCCAGCTGTCCGTGCCGTCGGGCCGGGACGGGTCGAGGGAGCGGCCGGTCCAGAACCGGTCGTCGGCGGCGTGGAAGGCGGCCGGACCGCGCTGGTCGGCGGGCAGATGGTTGCGCGTCCACTCGGGCCGGTAGAGGCCGATCGACGCGATGTGCGCCTTGTCCTTCGGCACGATCGCGTCCCACCGCACGGAGGAGTTCCAGCCGTTGGCCTCCACGTCGACGCCCGCCCACAACTCATGGCGGCTGCGCCCCAGTTGCTCGGCCCGCCGCCCCGAGGAGACCAGGCTGCTCGCCGACCAGCGGAAGTCGACGAACATGTCGTCCGCGGTCCGGAAGAACGGCTCGTTCTGCCCGTTGAGCGCCCCCTGCCAGCTCACCGTGCCGTTCACGGTCATCGCGTCGTACCAGGTGACCCGCTGCCCCTTGGCCGCCGCGAGTGACTTCAGCTCCCGCATGAAGCTCAGCATGTCCGCGCCGAGGGCGGCGTCCCCGCCCCCGGTCTCGGCGTTGACGAACCAGCCGTCGAACCCGTACGCCTCGGCGACCTCGACCAGCCGCGCGGCGAGCGGATGACGCCCGGCGGTGTCCTTCTGCACCAGGTCGCGGGTCCAGCGCAGTTGTCCGCCGTAGGCGACGGGCGGCAGGAAGACATTGCCGAGGACGGGCACGCCGTGCCGGTGGGCGGCGTCGACGATCGGCGCGTTCGGGGCGAGGATCAGGCCCTCGCCCGAGGAGCCGCCCCAGAAGACCAGCTCGTCGATGTAGGCCCAGTGGGTGAGGGCGTAGTAGTCGGCGGTGGCCGAGCCCTGGGAGGGGTTGCTCGCGGTGGGCCCGAAGGAGACCAGGGACTGGATGCGGGCCTGGCCGGCGCGGGCGGTCGGGTTGGCGGGGGCCGGGGTGAAGCGGGCGGCCAGGGGCACGGACGCGGCGTTGAAGGCGAGGTCCGGGTCGGTGTCGGCGCGCCAGGACTTCAGGCCGCGCCAGGTGATGCCGGGGCCCGGAGTGCCGGACGGGAGGGAGTCCGGGTACCAGTAGGAGGCGTACGGCTGGGTCGCGGCGGCTTTCGGGGCTGCCGTGGCCTGCGGTGAGGGGAACAGGGCGGCCGCGGCGCCGGCGAGCAGGACGGTGCGTCTGGTGGGTGTCACGAGCGGGTGCCTCCTGGTGGGTGGGGAAGTACCTGGTCGGGAGTGACGACCTCGGTGATGCCGCGCGCGGCCAGGTGTTCCCGGTCGGCGGCGAGCGTGTCGAGGACGGTGGTGGGGCGGGCTCCGTCGGCGACCAGCCGGAAGAAGGCGTCGAATACGGGACCGCCGGGGGCGCAGAGCGAACGGACGGCGGGGTCGGCCGGGACGACCAGCGCCGTCGTACGAGCCGGGGGCGCCTGCGACGGCTCGCGCGCCGCCCGTTCCAGCACCCTGGCCATGTCCTTCGGTTTACGGTCGTTGGTCAGCAGGCCGAGTCCGTACTCCAGTTCCGGGAAGTCGGCCAGGTCGCGGGAGACGTCGTGGGAGCACCACCAGGTGATGCCCCACAGTCCGGGGCAGTCCAGGGCGTTCGCCACGGTGGCCTCGGTGAAGGCGGCGGCGTGCTCGGCCGGGACCAGGGGTGCGGGGGCGCCGACCTCCTGGAGCCAGACCGGCCGGTGCGGGTCGTCGGCCCAGGCCTTGCTCAGCTCGACGAGGTAGGCGGCGTGGTGCTCGGCGGGGACGGAGGTACGGCCGTGGCGCTGGGCGGTGCCGTTGAAGACCCAGGAGTGCACGGCCGTGACGGCACCGTGCCGGGCGGCCTGGCCCGGGGTGAAGGGCTGGTCGTCCTGGTACCAGGTGGCGTCGTACTCGGCGTGCAGATGCAGCCGGCCCGGGGCGCCCTCCTCGCAGGCGGCGAGCATACGCGCGAGCCAGGTGTCGATCTCGTCGGAGGTGGCCCGGTCGGGGTCCGGATGGGGGCCGGAGGAGAACTGGTTGACCTCGTTGCCGAGGGTCATGCCGATGAAGTTGGGCCGGTCGGCGAGGGCGGCGGCGAGGGTGCGCAGCAGCTTCTCCTGGCCGTCGAGCACGTCCGGGTCGGTGAAGAGGTTGCGCCGGTGCCAGGTCCGGGTCCAGGCGGGCAGGAAGTCGAAGCTGCTCAAGTGCCCCTGGAGGCCGTCCACGTTGACGTCGAGGCCGCGTTCGGCGGCGGCGTCGGCCAGCGCGACGAGCTGTTCGACGGCCCGGGGGCGGATCAGCGTGCGGTTGGGCTGGAAGTACGGCCACAGCGGGAAGACGCGGATGTGGTCGACGCCGAGCGCGGCGATCGAGTCCAGGTCGGCGCGGACGGAGTCGAGGTCGAAGTCGAGCCAGTGGTGGAACCACCCTTCGCTGGGGGTGTAGTTGACGCCGAAGCGCACGGCAGAAGGCATGGGGGTCCGGTCCTTGCGTTCGGGGGGAGGTTCAGCCCTTCACCGCGCCCTCGCCCACACCGCGGAAGAAGTACCGCTGGAGACAGGCGAAGAGGGCGATCAGCGGTGCGACGGCGATGATCGTGCCGGCGGCGACGAGGCGCTCGTCGTTGGCGAAGGTGCCGTGCAGATAGTTGAGGCCGATGGTCAGCGTGAACCTGGACGGGTCGCTCAGCACGATGAGCGGCCACAGGAAGTCGTCCCAGGCGCCCATGAAGGCGAAGATCGCGACGACGGCGAGGGTGCCCTTCACCGACGGCAGGGCGATGCGCAGGAACCGCTGCCAGACGTTGGCGCCGTCGACGAAGGCCGCTTCCTCGATCTCGTAGGGCAGGTTGAGGAAGGCGTTGCGCATCAGCAGGACGTTCATCGCGCCGATGCAGCCCGGCAGGACCACGCCGATCAGGGTGTTGTTGAGGCCGAGCTCCCGCATGGTGGTGAACTGGGCGATGATAATGCCCTCCACGGGCACGAGCATCGCCAGGATGAAGGCCAGGGTGGCGACCCGGCGGCCGCGGTAGCGGAGTCGGGCCAGGGCGTATCCGGCGAGGGCGGCGCCGACGCAGTTGGTGACGACGTTGGCGGTGGCGACCTTCAGGGAGTTGAGGGCGTAGTCCCAGACGGGGATGGTGTCGGCGACCCGCTCGTAGTTGTGCAGGGTCGGATCGCCCGGCAGGAACGTCGGCGGGGAGCTGTAGATGTCCTCGGTGGGACCCTTGAGGGAGGTGGAGAGCTGCCACAGGAACGGGCCGATGGTCAGAGCCAGTACGGCGAGCAGCAGGACGTAGCGCAGGGCGAGTTCCCACACCCGGACGCGGCGGCCGTGCTCGTCGGTGATCCGGGGTTCGCGGACGGCGGCGGGCACCTTCTCCCGAGGAGGTGTCTTCTCGAGGACGCTCATGACTCCTCCTTCCGGTCGGCGCGCAGCACCAGCAGCATCAGGACGACGGTGACCACGAAGACGACGACGGCAATCGCGGAGGCGTAGCCGACGCGGCCGGTCAGGCCGGTGCCGGTGCGCTGGACGAGCATGACGAGGGTGGTGTCCTCGCCCGCCGGACCACCGCTCGGGCCCGCCAGCAGATACACCTCGGAGAACACCTTGAACGCGGCGACGGAGGAAAGCGCGCCGACGAGCACCATGGTGGAGCGGACGGCGGGCACGGTGACGGTCATGAAACGGCGTACCGCGCCCGCCCCGTCGACGGCGGCGGCCTCGTGCAGCTCGCGCGGCACGTTCCCGAGCGCCGCCAGATAGATGATCATGTAGTAGCCGAGGCCCTTCCACACCGTGACGGCCATGGCGCTCAGCAGGAGCAGCCACTGGTCGCTGAGGAAGCCGACCCGGTCGGCGCCGACCGTCTCCAGCAGCGAGTTGACCAGTCCGCGGTCGTCCAGCAGCCACACCCAGATCAGCCCGACCACGACGATCGAGGCGACGACCGGGGTGTAGAAGGCGGACCGGAAG of the Streptomyces koelreuteriae genome contains:
- a CDS encoding carbohydrate ABC transporter permease; protein product: MSVLEKTPPREKVPAAVREPRITDEHGRRVRVWELALRYVLLLAVLALTIGPFLWQLSTSLKGPTEDIYSSPPTFLPGDPTLHNYERVADTIPVWDYALNSLKVATANVVTNCVGAALAGYALARLRYRGRRVATLAFILAMLVPVEGIIIAQFTTMRELGLNNTLIGVVLPGCIGAMNVLLMRNAFLNLPYEIEEAAFVDGANVWQRFLRIALPSVKGTLAVVAIFAFMGAWDDFLWPLIVLSDPSRFTLTIGLNYLHGTFANDERLVAAGTIIAVAPLIALFACLQRYFFRGVGEGAVKG
- a CDS encoding carboxymuconolactone decarboxylase family protein, with the protein product MSARLDVFALPSAGKVIKQFTALGRLVVESPLPAATRELVSLRVSQINGCAVCIDMHTKEATAAGESSVRLHLVAAWREATVFTEAERAALELAEQGTRIADGAGGVPDAVWERAAKHYDEEQLAALVTLIGFMNTANRLNVMLEQPAGDYRPGQFK
- a CDS encoding endo-beta-N-acetylglucosaminidase; this encodes MTPTRRTVLLAGAAAALFPSPQATAAPKAAATQPYASYWYPDSLPSGTPGPGITWRGLKSWRADTDPDLAFNAASVPLAARFTPAPANPTARAGQARIQSLVSFGPTASNPSQGSATADYYALTHWAYIDELVFWGGSSGEGLILAPNAPIVDAAHRHGVPVLGNVFLPPVAYGGQLRWTRDLVQKDTAGRHPLAARLVEVAEAYGFDGWFVNAETGGGDAALGADMLSFMRELKSLAAAKGQRVTWYDAMTVNGTVSWQGALNGQNEPFFRTADDMFVDFRWSASSLVSSGRRAEQLGRSRHELWAGVDVEANGWNSSVRWDAIVPKDKAHIASIGLYRPEWTRNHLPADQRGPAAFHAADDRFWTGRSLDPSRPDGTDSWRAPAVSVADRSTVTSVPFASVFNTGHGLRWYEDGAVTSDAPWNHLGLQDRLPSRRWVVRTEGRRPAVGFDFADAWRGGSSVLVDGELDAPTVVEVYETRLPIGGDTVVELTHRTDAGAVRIELAVATGEPGSYTYLPVDSGQAWQTSTVRLTGLTGTVHSLGVRLTATDGPVTWRLGGIAVRDAIRRPVSPTGFRVTAASGGDLRLAWDPAPGEVRHHTLHRVLPDGTRRFLGGTCQRAFFVAGLKPEQGERAARFELRAVGELYTSSAPVSLTHPW
- a CDS encoding glycoside hydrolase 5 family protein, which gives rise to MPSAVRFGVNYTPSEGWFHHWLDFDLDSVRADLDSIAALGVDHIRVFPLWPYFQPNRTLIRPRAVEQLVALADAAAERGLDVNVDGLQGHLSSFDFLPAWTRTWHRRNLFTDPDVLDGQEKLLRTLAAALADRPNFIGMTLGNEVNQFSSGPHPDPDRATSDEIDTWLARMLAACEEGAPGRLHLHAEYDATWYQDDQPFTPGQAARHGAVTAVHSWVFNGTAQRHGRTSVPAEHHAAYLVELSKAWADDPHRPVWLQEVGAPAPLVPAEHAAAFTEATVANALDCPGLWGITWWCSHDVSRDLADFPELEYGLGLLTNDRKPKDMARVLERAAREPSQAPPARTTALVVPADPAVRSLCAPGGPVFDAFFRLVADGARPTTVLDTLAADREHLAARGITEVVTPDQVLPHPPGGTRS
- a CDS encoding carbohydrate ABC transporter permease; translated protein: MALSGISRVRRQLPTSPWLFAAPGLLVTGAFVLYPFLSTLVNAFTDRRTLIPGQFVGLANFRELLQDDMFWTGLRNSTLYVLGVVPPLVVLPLLLALLVQKNIPGITFFRSAFYTPVVASIVVVGLIWVWLLDDRGLVNSLLETVGADRVGFLSDQWLLLLSAMAVTVWKGLGYYMIIYLAALGNVPRELHEAAAVDGAGAVRRFMTVTVPAVRSTMVLVGALSSVAAFKVFSEVYLLAGPSGGPAGEDTTLVMLVQRTGTGLTGRVGYASAIAVVVFVVTVVLMLLVLRADRKEES
- a CDS encoding alpha-mannosidase, giving the protein MHDDRSLVEARLKRVLDERVRPAVYPESVPLEVAVWHAPGEPVPVAEGLAAEPESIEAGARWGAPWGTSWFRVTGTVPEEWAGKTVEAILDLGFDENMPGFQCEGLVYRPDGTPVKGLNPRNQWVRIGAPVEGGEQVRLHIEAASNPVILDYHPFLPTQLGDKETAGSEPQYTLARMDLAVLDETVWQLVIDLEVLGELMAELPVESARRWEILRAVDSALDALDLQDIGGTADRARSRLTDVLAAPAAPSAHRISAVGHAHIDSAWLWPLRETVRKVARTTSNMTALLDDEPEFVFAMSQAQQWAWVKEHRPEVWARVKKSVADGRFVPAGGMWVESDTNMPGSEAMARQFVHGKRFFLDEFGIENDEAWLPDTFGFAAGLPQIIKAAGSKYLLTQKISWSQTNKFPHHTFRWEGIDGTRIFTHFPPVDTYNCSMKGSEIAHAARNFKDKGVARHSLAPTGWGDGGGGTTREMVAKAARLRDLEGAATVTWETPAEFFAKAAAEYPEPPVWVGELYLELHRATLTSQAKTKQGNRRSEHLLRDAELWAATAAVRTGFPYPYEDLDRIWKTVLLHQFHDILPGSSIAWVHREARRTYERVAEELSGIIDAAQRALAGDGTLDLVFNSAPHSRAGIPAGGAGAELPPSPAELSPRAEGGFVLGNGLLRVEIDARGLVTSVYDIEADRETVAPGRAANLLQLHPDFPNMWDAWDVDEFYRNTVTDLTDADEVAPDGDGVRVVRTFGASRVTQLLSLAPGERRLTVDTEVDWHETEKFLKLAFPLDVHAERYASETQFGHFHRPTHTNTSWEAAKFEACNHRFLHLEEPGWGVALVNDSTYGHDVTRTVRTDGDGGTTTTVRVSLLRAPRFPDPETDQGVHRFRHALVPGAGIADAVREGWRINVPERRLTGAGEVAPLVTADQDAVVVTAVKLADDGSGDVVVRFHEAFGGRVRATLTAGFEVAGVAVTDLLERPLADATAPEVRDGRIAVRLRPFELVTLRLRRG